In Bicyclus anynana chromosome 13, ilBicAnyn1.1, whole genome shotgun sequence, a genomic segment contains:
- the LOC112048318 gene encoding uncharacterized protein LOC112048318 isoform X1, with protein MEYENQNIEYNNIIETLINTFGEVLSRDVLYNIVEAFNGDLEQSANAVMNIIMEENNDNNTQPDSTVDIFRRAVEETTQPIPNSSSTACPDTPISFSKIAASTNASTRVQSPVYRAATSSSPDISQNFWTDQIQLILSHHENGVRILILMRGLPGSGKTYLAKKIIDAIYYTKNQHYATHIMSTDDYFMRNGRYMHDVSRLHEAHLWNQERATKAMTEGVSPVVIDNTNIELWEMQCYVTQGVKNGYIVEVIEPNTPWARKVFELSKRNSHNVPAATIRRKLENFQSGISGEYLIKSLNLQYLDCYKPPVLRSIPPLSLNIAEQSTYLDDHVENAFAINTISSTEEKQENRLENECNSLETPIAASTLENTNDKTDSCDESSDLAYNIDQFAKIHKCLEEIEKVEKEWDNGDTWDDNFQKKSKDRVNTDGFNSKPQRRNKSMETGTENYSDKFITPDEVCQDWSSCFKLLPSWEETTYIKEMECKPAVETKTSSTCIEYGDINLSPSKHLLKVITAVPRNINEYHVAVSNKKMPAKWMLDKSTSTNNNDILRDTFDCPNKEQHFTVFRKLFRNIARSDLRDIFDNCLGDVNWAVNIVLQGRARNELDIVVNDDCSDTEAEEHIDNVDLCQCLAAYEVIPYNNDSSPPPTPNFEKNVNEAMPSTSKSKGKKENVLSESSLQLKRQIEQNVVISDDHYSEHCLKIRKFRRGECTDEAVPLNQQIHTDDVQTLLHTTDDEETITSSNVLNTASHSQEPSTSTSETAETYAGDSSVVNEDVERSVNITLGKECISQLDEIFGRSNIEYPSFVIPKINMPMSLLNEINALWMESLMNQIEENITQSQIIIQQDKEFAMQLAKKEAELLSNGKEPEVPDFKEIMDMDFALSLYHKDVAEWRNSVPDDMAAKLTRDKLSNLFPDFSKDLLTEVLMAHDNNFQETVESLLMSTGQAKVLEPINGLGKFIMEKEMERCQKLLDEKKKQVYEVEWPLLPTVEKLEMSDVDKYRVEAERHLKARDYNYFKAQEYIRRGIMPAASYTSDVAAYHRKMYDISNSKAAMTLIHIRAAESDDKTMTDLHYMRVVEAIQTLDISIDWHISNLKEIRQKNGGVNTRTLFFITGRGLHSNGGPRIKPAVKKRLAERGLTYKQKNPGLLSVNVSADSKLTYEIA; from the exons TTGAGCAATCTGCAAATGCTGTAATGAATATCATCATGGAggaaaataatgataacaaCACACAACCTGATTCAACTGTAGACATATTTAGGCGAGCAGTAGAAGAAACAACTCAACCCATACCTAACTCAAGCTCTACTGCTTGTCCAGATACGCCTATTTCTTTCTCCAAAATTGCTGCAAGTACTAATGCTTCAACAAGAGTACAGTCGCCGGTGTATCGAGCTGCGACGAGTTCATCTCCAGATATATCGCAAAATTTTTGGACTGACCAGATTCAACTGATTTTGTCACATCATGAGAATGGTGTACGAATTTTGATCCTCATGAGAGGTTTGCCTGGTAGTGGTAAAACATATCTAGCTAAAAAGATAATTGACGCAATCTATTACACCAAAAATCAACATTACGCTACTCATATTATGAGCACTGATGATTATTTCATGCGCAATGGACGTTATATGCATGATGTATCTAGACTTCACGAGGCGCACCTGTGGAATCAAGAAAGAGCTACAAAAGCAATGACTGAAGGAGTTAGCCCTGTAGTTATAGATAACACCAATATTGAACTTTGGGAAATGCAGTGCTATGTGACGCAAGGGGTTAAAAATGGATACATTGTCGAAGTAATAGAACCGAATACACCATGGGCTAGAAAAGTATTTGAACTATCCAAAAGGAACTCTCATAATGTTCCGGCAGCTACTATTCGTAGAAAGTTGGAGAACTTCCAGAGTGGCATAAGTGGTGAATATTTGATAAAGTCATTAAACTTGCAATATTTGGATTGTTATAAACCACCCGTTTTAAGATCAATACCACCATTATCTTTAAATATTGCTGAACAGTCAACATATTTAGATGATCATGTTGAAAATGCTTTTGCAATTAATACAATTTCCTCAACAGAAGAAAAACAGGAAAATCGTCTTGAGAATGAATGTAATTCGCTAGAAACGCCTATTGCAGCATCTACATTGGAAAATACTAATGATAAAACTGACTCTTGTGACGAATCGTCTGACTTAGCTTATAATATTGATCAGTTTGCTAAAATACATAAATGCTTAGAAGAAATAGAGAAAGTTGAAAAAGAGTGGGATAATGGTGATACGTGGGatgataattttcaaaaaaaaagtaaagatcGCGTAAACACTGATGGTTTTAATTCAAAACCACAAAGAAGAAATAAGTCTATGGAAACTGGTACAGAAAATTACTCCGACAAATTTATAACCCCTGATGAAGTGTGTCAAGATTGGAGTAGCTGTTTCAAATTATTGCCATCATGGGAAGAAACTACCTACATTAAAGAGATGGAATGCAAGCCTGCTGTAGAAACGAAAACCAGTAGCACTTGTATCGAATATGGAGATATCAATTTGTCACCTTCAAAACATCTCTTAAAAGTTATAACAGCTGTACCAAGAAATATCAATGAATACCATGTTGCAGTAAGCAATAAGAAAATGCCAGCCAAATGGATGCTTGATAAAAGCACTTCTACAAATAATAATGACATCCTTAGGGATACTTTTGATTGTCCTAACAAAGAGCAGCATTTTACTGTATTTCGAAAACTTTTTAGAAATATAGCCAGATCGGATTTGCGTGACATATTTGATAATTGCTTGGGTGATGTTAACTGGGCCgtaaatattgtattacaaGGTAGGGCCAGAAATGAATTAGATattgttgttaatgatgattgttCCGATACGGAGGCTGAGGAACATATTGATAATGTTGATTTGTGCCAATGCTTAGCTGCTTATGAAGTAATACCGTATAACAATGACTCGTCGCCGCCCCCTACGCCGAATTTCGAAAAAAATGTCAACGAGGCAATGCCTTCAACTTCAAAGTCAAAaggtaaaaaagaaaatgtacttTCAGAAAGCTCTTTGCAATTAAAACGACAAATAGAACAAAATGTGGTTATATCAGATGATCATTATTCAGAACATTGcttgaaaattagaaaatttcgCAGGGGTGAATGTACTGATGAAGCGGTTCCACTTAATCAGCAGATACACACTGATGATGTACAAACATTGTTGCATACAACTGATGATGAGGAAACAATTACATCATCAAATGTATTAAACACAGCAAGTCATAGTCAGGAACCTAGCACCTCAACAAGTGAGACCGCAGAAACTTATGCTGGAGATTCGTCTGTTGTTAACGAGGATGTTGAACGAAGTGTAAATATAACTTTAGGAAAAGAATGTATATCACAGCTTGACGAAATTTTTGGACGCTCTAATATAGAATACCCTTCATTTGTGATCCCTAAAATAAACATGCCAATGTcacttttaaatgaaattaatgcaTTGTGGATGGAGTCCCTCATGAACCAGATAGAAGAAAATATTACACAATCACAAATAATTATCCAACAAGATAAGGAATTTGCTAT GCAATTAGCGAAAAAAGAAGCGGAACTATTGAGTAATGGGAAAGAACCTGAAGTGCCCGATTTCAAAGAAATCATGGACATGGATTTCGCTCTATCATTGTACCATAAAGATGTAGCCGAATGGCGTAATAGTGTTCCGGATGACATGGCTGCTAAATTGACCAGAGACAAATTATCTAATCTATTCCCTGATTTCTCTAAAGATCTATTGACTGAAGTACTCATGGCTCATGATAATAATTTCCAAGAAACCGTTGag agTCTATTGATGTCGACCGGCCAAGCTAAAGTTCTTGAACCAATTAATGGCTTGGGTAAATTTATTATGGAGAAAGAAATGGAAAGGTGtcagaaactactggatgaGAAAAAAAAG CAGGTGTATGAAGTGGAATGGCCATTGCTTCCGACTGTCGAGAAACTTGAGATGTCCGACGTCGACAAATATCGTGTTGAAGCGGAGAGACATTTGAAGGCGAGAGACTA CAATTACTTCAAAGCTCAGGAGTATATAAGGCGTGGTATAATGCCCGCCGCATCTTACACGAGCGACGTAGCCGCATATCATAGGAAAATGTACGATATATCCAATAGTAAGGCAGCTATGACACTTATTCAT ATACGTGCAGCAGAATCGGATGATAAAACAATGACTGACCTCCATTATATGCGTGTGGTGGAGGCAATACAAACTTTGGACATATCAATAGATTGGCACATTAGCAACTTGAAAGAAATACGGCAAAAAAATGGCGGCGTTAATACACGCACGCTGTTTTTTATAACCGGTCGTGGTCTCCATAGCAACGGCGGGCCCAGAATTAAGCCAGCTGTTAAGAAAAGGCTTGCGGAACGAGGTTTGAC CTATAAACAGAAAAACCCAGGCTTGCTTTCTGTTAATGTGAGTGCTGACAGCAAATTAACGTACGAGATCGCTTAG
- the LOC112048318 gene encoding uncharacterized protein LOC112048318 isoform X2: MEYENQNIEYNNIIETLINTFGEVLSRDVLYNIVEAFNGDLEQSANAVMNIIMEENNDNNTQPDSTVDIFRRAVEETTQPIPNSSSTACPDTPISFSKIAASTNASTRVQSPVYRAATSSSPDISQNFWTDQIQLILSHHENGVRILILMRGLPGSGKTYLAKKIIDAIYYTKNQHYATHIMSTDDYFMRNGRYMHDVSRLHEAHLWNQERATKAMTEGVSPVVIDNTNIELWEMQCYVTQGVKNGYIVEVIEPNTPWARKVFELSKRNSHNVPAATIRRKLENFQSGISGEYLIKSLNLQYLDCYKPPVLRSIPPLSLNIAEQSTYLDDHVENAFAINTISSTEEKQENRLENECNSLETPIAASTLENTNDKTDSCDESSDLAYNIDQFAKIHKCLEEIEKVEKEWDNGDTWDDNFQKKSKDRVNTDGFNSKPQRRNKSMETGTENYSDKFITPDEVCQDWSSCFKLLPSWEETTYIKEMECKPAVETKTSSTCIEYGDINLSPSKHLLKVITAVPRNINEYHVAVSNKKMPAKWMLDKSTSTNNNDILRDTFDCPNKEQHFTVFRKLFRNIARSDLRDIFDNCLGDVNWAVNIVLQGRARNELDIVVNDDCSDTEAEEHIDNVDLCQCLAAYEVIPYNNDSSPPPTPNFEKNVNEAMPSTSKSKGKKENVLSESSLQLKRQIEQNVVISDDHYSEHCLKIRKFRRGECTDEAVPLNQQIHTDDVQTLLHTTDDEETITSSNVLNTASHSQEPSTSTSETAETYAGDSSVVNEDVERSVNITLGKECISQLDEIFGRSNIEYPSFVIPKINMPMSLLNEINALWMESLMNQIEENITQSQIIIQQDKEFAMQLAKKEAELLSNGKEPEVPDFKEIMDMDFALSLYHKDVAEWRNSVPDDMAAKLTRDKLSNLFPDFSKDLLTEVLMAHDNNFQETVESLLMSTGQAKVLEPINGLGKFIMEKEMERCQKLLDEKKKVYEVEWPLLPTVEKLEMSDVDKYRVEAERHLKARDYNYFKAQEYIRRGIMPAASYTSDVAAYHRKMYDISNSKAAMTLIHIRAAESDDKTMTDLHYMRVVEAIQTLDISIDWHISNLKEIRQKNGGVNTRTLFFITGRGLHSNGGPRIKPAVKKRLAERGLTYKQKNPGLLSVNVSADSKLTYEIA, encoded by the exons TTGAGCAATCTGCAAATGCTGTAATGAATATCATCATGGAggaaaataatgataacaaCACACAACCTGATTCAACTGTAGACATATTTAGGCGAGCAGTAGAAGAAACAACTCAACCCATACCTAACTCAAGCTCTACTGCTTGTCCAGATACGCCTATTTCTTTCTCCAAAATTGCTGCAAGTACTAATGCTTCAACAAGAGTACAGTCGCCGGTGTATCGAGCTGCGACGAGTTCATCTCCAGATATATCGCAAAATTTTTGGACTGACCAGATTCAACTGATTTTGTCACATCATGAGAATGGTGTACGAATTTTGATCCTCATGAGAGGTTTGCCTGGTAGTGGTAAAACATATCTAGCTAAAAAGATAATTGACGCAATCTATTACACCAAAAATCAACATTACGCTACTCATATTATGAGCACTGATGATTATTTCATGCGCAATGGACGTTATATGCATGATGTATCTAGACTTCACGAGGCGCACCTGTGGAATCAAGAAAGAGCTACAAAAGCAATGACTGAAGGAGTTAGCCCTGTAGTTATAGATAACACCAATATTGAACTTTGGGAAATGCAGTGCTATGTGACGCAAGGGGTTAAAAATGGATACATTGTCGAAGTAATAGAACCGAATACACCATGGGCTAGAAAAGTATTTGAACTATCCAAAAGGAACTCTCATAATGTTCCGGCAGCTACTATTCGTAGAAAGTTGGAGAACTTCCAGAGTGGCATAAGTGGTGAATATTTGATAAAGTCATTAAACTTGCAATATTTGGATTGTTATAAACCACCCGTTTTAAGATCAATACCACCATTATCTTTAAATATTGCTGAACAGTCAACATATTTAGATGATCATGTTGAAAATGCTTTTGCAATTAATACAATTTCCTCAACAGAAGAAAAACAGGAAAATCGTCTTGAGAATGAATGTAATTCGCTAGAAACGCCTATTGCAGCATCTACATTGGAAAATACTAATGATAAAACTGACTCTTGTGACGAATCGTCTGACTTAGCTTATAATATTGATCAGTTTGCTAAAATACATAAATGCTTAGAAGAAATAGAGAAAGTTGAAAAAGAGTGGGATAATGGTGATACGTGGGatgataattttcaaaaaaaaagtaaagatcGCGTAAACACTGATGGTTTTAATTCAAAACCACAAAGAAGAAATAAGTCTATGGAAACTGGTACAGAAAATTACTCCGACAAATTTATAACCCCTGATGAAGTGTGTCAAGATTGGAGTAGCTGTTTCAAATTATTGCCATCATGGGAAGAAACTACCTACATTAAAGAGATGGAATGCAAGCCTGCTGTAGAAACGAAAACCAGTAGCACTTGTATCGAATATGGAGATATCAATTTGTCACCTTCAAAACATCTCTTAAAAGTTATAACAGCTGTACCAAGAAATATCAATGAATACCATGTTGCAGTAAGCAATAAGAAAATGCCAGCCAAATGGATGCTTGATAAAAGCACTTCTACAAATAATAATGACATCCTTAGGGATACTTTTGATTGTCCTAACAAAGAGCAGCATTTTACTGTATTTCGAAAACTTTTTAGAAATATAGCCAGATCGGATTTGCGTGACATATTTGATAATTGCTTGGGTGATGTTAACTGGGCCgtaaatattgtattacaaGGTAGGGCCAGAAATGAATTAGATattgttgttaatgatgattgttCCGATACGGAGGCTGAGGAACATATTGATAATGTTGATTTGTGCCAATGCTTAGCTGCTTATGAAGTAATACCGTATAACAATGACTCGTCGCCGCCCCCTACGCCGAATTTCGAAAAAAATGTCAACGAGGCAATGCCTTCAACTTCAAAGTCAAAaggtaaaaaagaaaatgtacttTCAGAAAGCTCTTTGCAATTAAAACGACAAATAGAACAAAATGTGGTTATATCAGATGATCATTATTCAGAACATTGcttgaaaattagaaaatttcgCAGGGGTGAATGTACTGATGAAGCGGTTCCACTTAATCAGCAGATACACACTGATGATGTACAAACATTGTTGCATACAACTGATGATGAGGAAACAATTACATCATCAAATGTATTAAACACAGCAAGTCATAGTCAGGAACCTAGCACCTCAACAAGTGAGACCGCAGAAACTTATGCTGGAGATTCGTCTGTTGTTAACGAGGATGTTGAACGAAGTGTAAATATAACTTTAGGAAAAGAATGTATATCACAGCTTGACGAAATTTTTGGACGCTCTAATATAGAATACCCTTCATTTGTGATCCCTAAAATAAACATGCCAATGTcacttttaaatgaaattaatgcaTTGTGGATGGAGTCCCTCATGAACCAGATAGAAGAAAATATTACACAATCACAAATAATTATCCAACAAGATAAGGAATTTGCTAT GCAATTAGCGAAAAAAGAAGCGGAACTATTGAGTAATGGGAAAGAACCTGAAGTGCCCGATTTCAAAGAAATCATGGACATGGATTTCGCTCTATCATTGTACCATAAAGATGTAGCCGAATGGCGTAATAGTGTTCCGGATGACATGGCTGCTAAATTGACCAGAGACAAATTATCTAATCTATTCCCTGATTTCTCTAAAGATCTATTGACTGAAGTACTCATGGCTCATGATAATAATTTCCAAGAAACCGTTGag agTCTATTGATGTCGACCGGCCAAGCTAAAGTTCTTGAACCAATTAATGGCTTGGGTAAATTTATTATGGAGAAAGAAATGGAAAGGTGtcagaaactactggatgaGAAAAAAAAG GTGTATGAAGTGGAATGGCCATTGCTTCCGACTGTCGAGAAACTTGAGATGTCCGACGTCGACAAATATCGTGTTGAAGCGGAGAGACATTTGAAGGCGAGAGACTA CAATTACTTCAAAGCTCAGGAGTATATAAGGCGTGGTATAATGCCCGCCGCATCTTACACGAGCGACGTAGCCGCATATCATAGGAAAATGTACGATATATCCAATAGTAAGGCAGCTATGACACTTATTCAT ATACGTGCAGCAGAATCGGATGATAAAACAATGACTGACCTCCATTATATGCGTGTGGTGGAGGCAATACAAACTTTGGACATATCAATAGATTGGCACATTAGCAACTTGAAAGAAATACGGCAAAAAAATGGCGGCGTTAATACACGCACGCTGTTTTTTATAACCGGTCGTGGTCTCCATAGCAACGGCGGGCCCAGAATTAAGCCAGCTGTTAAGAAAAGGCTTGCGGAACGAGGTTTGAC CTATAAACAGAAAAACCCAGGCTTGCTTTCTGTTAATGTGAGTGCTGACAGCAAATTAACGTACGAGATCGCTTAG
- the LOC112048318 gene encoding uncharacterized protein LOC112048318 isoform X3, which yields MNIIMEENNDNNTQPDSTVDIFRRAVEETTQPIPNSSSTACPDTPISFSKIAASTNASTRVQSPVYRAATSSSPDISQNFWTDQIQLILSHHENGVRILILMRGLPGSGKTYLAKKIIDAIYYTKNQHYATHIMSTDDYFMRNGRYMHDVSRLHEAHLWNQERATKAMTEGVSPVVIDNTNIELWEMQCYVTQGVKNGYIVEVIEPNTPWARKVFELSKRNSHNVPAATIRRKLENFQSGISGEYLIKSLNLQYLDCYKPPVLRSIPPLSLNIAEQSTYLDDHVENAFAINTISSTEEKQENRLENECNSLETPIAASTLENTNDKTDSCDESSDLAYNIDQFAKIHKCLEEIEKVEKEWDNGDTWDDNFQKKSKDRVNTDGFNSKPQRRNKSMETGTENYSDKFITPDEVCQDWSSCFKLLPSWEETTYIKEMECKPAVETKTSSTCIEYGDINLSPSKHLLKVITAVPRNINEYHVAVSNKKMPAKWMLDKSTSTNNNDILRDTFDCPNKEQHFTVFRKLFRNIARSDLRDIFDNCLGDVNWAVNIVLQGRARNELDIVVNDDCSDTEAEEHIDNVDLCQCLAAYEVIPYNNDSSPPPTPNFEKNVNEAMPSTSKSKGKKENVLSESSLQLKRQIEQNVVISDDHYSEHCLKIRKFRRGECTDEAVPLNQQIHTDDVQTLLHTTDDEETITSSNVLNTASHSQEPSTSTSETAETYAGDSSVVNEDVERSVNITLGKECISQLDEIFGRSNIEYPSFVIPKINMPMSLLNEINALWMESLMNQIEENITQSQIIIQQDKEFAMQLAKKEAELLSNGKEPEVPDFKEIMDMDFALSLYHKDVAEWRNSVPDDMAAKLTRDKLSNLFPDFSKDLLTEVLMAHDNNFQETVESLLMSTGQAKVLEPINGLGKFIMEKEMERCQKLLDEKKKQVYEVEWPLLPTVEKLEMSDVDKYRVEAERHLKARDYNYFKAQEYIRRGIMPAASYTSDVAAYHRKMYDISNSKAAMTLIHIRAAESDDKTMTDLHYMRVVEAIQTLDISIDWHISNLKEIRQKNGGVNTRTLFFITGRGLHSNGGPRIKPAVKKRLAERGLTYKQKNPGLLSVNVSADSKLTYEIA from the exons ATGAATATCATCATGGAggaaaataatgataacaaCACACAACCTGATTCAACTGTAGACATATTTAGGCGAGCAGTAGAAGAAACAACTCAACCCATACCTAACTCAAGCTCTACTGCTTGTCCAGATACGCCTATTTCTTTCTCCAAAATTGCTGCAAGTACTAATGCTTCAACAAGAGTACAGTCGCCGGTGTATCGAGCTGCGACGAGTTCATCTCCAGATATATCGCAAAATTTTTGGACTGACCAGATTCAACTGATTTTGTCACATCATGAGAATGGTGTACGAATTTTGATCCTCATGAGAGGTTTGCCTGGTAGTGGTAAAACATATCTAGCTAAAAAGATAATTGACGCAATCTATTACACCAAAAATCAACATTACGCTACTCATATTATGAGCACTGATGATTATTTCATGCGCAATGGACGTTATATGCATGATGTATCTAGACTTCACGAGGCGCACCTGTGGAATCAAGAAAGAGCTACAAAAGCAATGACTGAAGGAGTTAGCCCTGTAGTTATAGATAACACCAATATTGAACTTTGGGAAATGCAGTGCTATGTGACGCAAGGGGTTAAAAATGGATACATTGTCGAAGTAATAGAACCGAATACACCATGGGCTAGAAAAGTATTTGAACTATCCAAAAGGAACTCTCATAATGTTCCGGCAGCTACTATTCGTAGAAAGTTGGAGAACTTCCAGAGTGGCATAAGTGGTGAATATTTGATAAAGTCATTAAACTTGCAATATTTGGATTGTTATAAACCACCCGTTTTAAGATCAATACCACCATTATCTTTAAATATTGCTGAACAGTCAACATATTTAGATGATCATGTTGAAAATGCTTTTGCAATTAATACAATTTCCTCAACAGAAGAAAAACAGGAAAATCGTCTTGAGAATGAATGTAATTCGCTAGAAACGCCTATTGCAGCATCTACATTGGAAAATACTAATGATAAAACTGACTCTTGTGACGAATCGTCTGACTTAGCTTATAATATTGATCAGTTTGCTAAAATACATAAATGCTTAGAAGAAATAGAGAAAGTTGAAAAAGAGTGGGATAATGGTGATACGTGGGatgataattttcaaaaaaaaagtaaagatcGCGTAAACACTGATGGTTTTAATTCAAAACCACAAAGAAGAAATAAGTCTATGGAAACTGGTACAGAAAATTACTCCGACAAATTTATAACCCCTGATGAAGTGTGTCAAGATTGGAGTAGCTGTTTCAAATTATTGCCATCATGGGAAGAAACTACCTACATTAAAGAGATGGAATGCAAGCCTGCTGTAGAAACGAAAACCAGTAGCACTTGTATCGAATATGGAGATATCAATTTGTCACCTTCAAAACATCTCTTAAAAGTTATAACAGCTGTACCAAGAAATATCAATGAATACCATGTTGCAGTAAGCAATAAGAAAATGCCAGCCAAATGGATGCTTGATAAAAGCACTTCTACAAATAATAATGACATCCTTAGGGATACTTTTGATTGTCCTAACAAAGAGCAGCATTTTACTGTATTTCGAAAACTTTTTAGAAATATAGCCAGATCGGATTTGCGTGACATATTTGATAATTGCTTGGGTGATGTTAACTGGGCCgtaaatattgtattacaaGGTAGGGCCAGAAATGAATTAGATattgttgttaatgatgattgttCCGATACGGAGGCTGAGGAACATATTGATAATGTTGATTTGTGCCAATGCTTAGCTGCTTATGAAGTAATACCGTATAACAATGACTCGTCGCCGCCCCCTACGCCGAATTTCGAAAAAAATGTCAACGAGGCAATGCCTTCAACTTCAAAGTCAAAaggtaaaaaagaaaatgtacttTCAGAAAGCTCTTTGCAATTAAAACGACAAATAGAACAAAATGTGGTTATATCAGATGATCATTATTCAGAACATTGcttgaaaattagaaaatttcgCAGGGGTGAATGTACTGATGAAGCGGTTCCACTTAATCAGCAGATACACACTGATGATGTACAAACATTGTTGCATACAACTGATGATGAGGAAACAATTACATCATCAAATGTATTAAACACAGCAAGTCATAGTCAGGAACCTAGCACCTCAACAAGTGAGACCGCAGAAACTTATGCTGGAGATTCGTCTGTTGTTAACGAGGATGTTGAACGAAGTGTAAATATAACTTTAGGAAAAGAATGTATATCACAGCTTGACGAAATTTTTGGACGCTCTAATATAGAATACCCTTCATTTGTGATCCCTAAAATAAACATGCCAATGTcacttttaaatgaaattaatgcaTTGTGGATGGAGTCCCTCATGAACCAGATAGAAGAAAATATTACACAATCACAAATAATTATCCAACAAGATAAGGAATTTGCTAT GCAATTAGCGAAAAAAGAAGCGGAACTATTGAGTAATGGGAAAGAACCTGAAGTGCCCGATTTCAAAGAAATCATGGACATGGATTTCGCTCTATCATTGTACCATAAAGATGTAGCCGAATGGCGTAATAGTGTTCCGGATGACATGGCTGCTAAATTGACCAGAGACAAATTATCTAATCTATTCCCTGATTTCTCTAAAGATCTATTGACTGAAGTACTCATGGCTCATGATAATAATTTCCAAGAAACCGTTGag agTCTATTGATGTCGACCGGCCAAGCTAAAGTTCTTGAACCAATTAATGGCTTGGGTAAATTTATTATGGAGAAAGAAATGGAAAGGTGtcagaaactactggatgaGAAAAAAAAG CAGGTGTATGAAGTGGAATGGCCATTGCTTCCGACTGTCGAGAAACTTGAGATGTCCGACGTCGACAAATATCGTGTTGAAGCGGAGAGACATTTGAAGGCGAGAGACTA CAATTACTTCAAAGCTCAGGAGTATATAAGGCGTGGTATAATGCCCGCCGCATCTTACACGAGCGACGTAGCCGCATATCATAGGAAAATGTACGATATATCCAATAGTAAGGCAGCTATGACACTTATTCAT ATACGTGCAGCAGAATCGGATGATAAAACAATGACTGACCTCCATTATATGCGTGTGGTGGAGGCAATACAAACTTTGGACATATCAATAGATTGGCACATTAGCAACTTGAAAGAAATACGGCAAAAAAATGGCGGCGTTAATACACGCACGCTGTTTTTTATAACCGGTCGTGGTCTCCATAGCAACGGCGGGCCCAGAATTAAGCCAGCTGTTAAGAAAAGGCTTGCGGAACGAGGTTTGAC CTATAAACAGAAAAACCCAGGCTTGCTTTCTGTTAATGTGAGTGCTGACAGCAAATTAACGTACGAGATCGCTTAG